Proteins encoded together in one Oceanobacillus iheyensis HTE831 window:
- the helD gene encoding RNA polymerase recycling motor HelD, with protein sequence MSSSNNNEHIFEHQRLDRILQIIEDRENAITQQSSKIKQEVVEFRKNFWDDITINLEEMDDVIETQESIKQQSSVLAQKERHYGKNYQRLKQLQRLKSQPYFGRVDFKDATESDENQIYIGTSSLMDEEGSDFYIYDWRAPISSIYYDYAPGPVEYETEEEFVKGEMTLKRQFVIRQGKMKGIFDTAVTIVDELLQESLSQSANATMKSIVATIQQEQNRIIRHQGSKILVVQGAAGSGKTAAALQRIAYLLYHHRSSLQANQVLLLSPNDIFSSYISNVLPELGEEPVNQQTFYNFLIKGLESNLKVETPFEQMELLLIGEDKQQKENAVKFFTSIQFMKDIQSYLSFINKDGLQFRHIRFRNELLISKEEINTYFHELPKSMKLSNKIEKIQRWLLQKIKEIQVKEIAANWVQDQMELLKKEDYMEAYHEAEAEEEESSIQDEELILRKKIVYKAFAPLTKSIKQNRFVHTLRMYTKLFNQWAPLDRENEWKTYSKYVLCDLQQNKLPWEHAVAYRFFKGEIIGHDVDQPTRLIVIDEAQDYTPFQFAYLQHVYPYGRMTLLGDINQSIYSYASKDNPIQEQADSKDIERIVLTKSYRSTKPITDFTTYFAPSNEGISAFERHGTLPSVIQLPEESNYKNALLEMIETRKKEGHETIAVICKSMQECKKYKKLLDEDVEINLVRTNTKEYQHGVVFIPVYLAKGIEFDAVIIPDASETNYHTEKDRYLFYTACTRAMHDLTTVFMDKPSPFIKEIPKERYSFRTIFERN encoded by the coding sequence ATGAGTTCTTCCAACAATAATGAACATATTTTTGAGCATCAACGTTTAGACCGTATTCTTCAAATAATTGAGGATAGGGAAAATGCAATTACACAGCAATCTTCAAAAATTAAACAGGAAGTCGTAGAATTTAGAAAAAACTTTTGGGATGATATTACAATTAATTTAGAAGAAATGGATGATGTAATAGAAACACAAGAAAGTATTAAACAACAATCTAGTGTTTTAGCACAAAAAGAGAGACATTACGGTAAGAATTATCAGCGGCTAAAACAATTGCAAAGATTAAAAAGTCAACCTTATTTTGGAAGAGTAGATTTTAAGGATGCAACTGAAAGTGATGAAAATCAAATCTATATTGGTACTTCGTCTTTAATGGATGAAGAGGGCTCTGATTTCTACATTTATGATTGGAGAGCACCGATTTCAAGTATTTATTATGATTATGCACCTGGACCTGTTGAGTATGAAACCGAAGAAGAATTCGTAAAAGGGGAAATGACTTTAAAACGGCAATTTGTTATAAGGCAAGGAAAAATGAAAGGTATTTTTGATACAGCTGTAACGATAGTTGATGAATTGCTTCAAGAAAGCTTGAGTCAGTCGGCCAATGCAACAATGAAGTCAATTGTTGCAACTATTCAACAAGAGCAAAATAGAATTATTCGTCATCAAGGTAGTAAAATTTTAGTTGTACAAGGTGCAGCAGGAAGTGGAAAGACAGCGGCTGCTTTACAAAGAATTGCCTATTTATTATACCACCATCGTTCAAGTTTACAGGCAAATCAAGTACTGCTGCTATCACCAAATGATATATTCTCAAGTTATATTTCTAACGTACTCCCCGAGTTAGGTGAAGAGCCAGTGAATCAACAAACGTTCTATAATTTTCTTATAAAAGGGCTGGAAAGTAACTTAAAAGTGGAGACACCTTTTGAACAAATGGAACTATTATTAATAGGTGAAGATAAACAACAAAAAGAAAACGCAGTAAAGTTTTTTACAAGCATACAATTTATGAAAGATATTCAATCGTATTTATCCTTTATAAATAAAGATGGTTTGCAGTTTCGACATATTCGATTTCGAAATGAACTCCTTATTTCAAAAGAAGAAATCAATACGTACTTTCATGAGCTTCCTAAATCCATGAAGTTATCAAATAAAATTGAAAAGATACAACGTTGGTTATTACAAAAAATAAAAGAGATTCAGGTCAAAGAAATTGCAGCAAATTGGGTGCAAGATCAAATGGAATTATTAAAAAAAGAAGATTATATGGAAGCTTATCATGAGGCTGAAGCTGAGGAAGAGGAAAGTTCCATTCAAGATGAAGAGTTAATTTTACGCAAAAAAATAGTGTATAAAGCATTTGCACCGTTAACAAAGAGTATAAAACAAAATCGTTTTGTACACACATTACGAATGTATACAAAATTATTCAACCAATGGGCGCCTTTGGACAGAGAGAATGAATGGAAAACATATTCGAAGTATGTACTATGTGACCTTCAACAGAATAAATTGCCCTGGGAGCATGCAGTAGCATATCGATTTTTTAAAGGAGAAATAATAGGTCATGATGTTGATCAACCAACACGATTGATTGTGATTGATGAAGCACAGGATTATACACCATTTCAATTCGCTTATTTACAGCATGTGTATCCTTATGGAAGAATGACGTTACTAGGTGATATTAATCAATCAATTTATTCCTATGCGTCTAAGGATAATCCAATTCAGGAACAAGCAGACTCAAAAGATATCGAACGTATAGTATTAACCAAGAGTTATCGATCGACTAAGCCTATAACCGATTTCACCACTTATTTCGCACCAAGTAATGAAGGTATAAGTGCTTTTGAGCGTCATGGAACACTACCTTCTGTAATTCAACTACCGGAAGAATCTAATTATAAGAATGCGCTGCTGGAGATGATTGAAACCAGGAAAAAAGAGGGCCATGAAACAATTGCTGTGATATGTAAATCAATGCAGGAATGTAAGAAATATAAGAAGTTACTGGATGAGGATGTAGAGATTAATCTTGTTCGTACGAATACGAAGGAATATCAACATGGTGTAGTTTTTATACCAGTTTATTTGGCTAAAGGTATTGAATTTGACGCTGTCATTATTCCTGACGCATCTGAAACTAACTACCACACCGAAAAAGATAGGTATTTATTCTATACTGCCTGTACAAGAGCAATGCATGATTTAACAACAGTTTTTATGGATAAACCAAGTCCATTTATAAAAGAAATACCAAAAGAAAGATACTCATTTAGAACAATATTTGAAAGAAATTAG
- the uraA gene encoding uracil permease, which translates to MKDREIQVDERLPLLQSFPLSLQHLFAMFGSTVLVPILFGVDPATILLMNGIGTLLYIFITKGKIPAYLGSSFAFISPVTMVLTEGGGYGAALGGFFVVGLVLVIVGLIVRYAGTSWIDVIFPPAAMGAIVAVIGLELVPTAADMAGLLPQADVPRDTTAILVSLITLGATIIYWVTMRGFLKIIPILLGIITGYVVATMFGIVDFSAVREASWIQMPTYYQIEFNWSDILIILPAALVLVPEHIGHLVVTGNIVKKDLVKEPGLDRSLFGNGFSTMISSFLGSTPNTTYGENIGVLAISKVYSTWVIGGAAIIAVVLSFCGKLAALISSIPTPVMGGISLLLFGIIAVSGLRMLVEQQIDYSKSQNLILTCVVLAIGVSGAAINVGSVELKGMGLATIIAIVVSLFFKLLDVLKLSNE; encoded by the coding sequence TTGAAGGATAGAGAAATTCAAGTAGATGAACGTTTACCATTATTACAAAGTTTTCCTTTAAGTTTACAGCATTTATTTGCTATGTTTGGATCAACAGTTTTAGTGCCAATTTTGTTTGGTGTTGACCCAGCAACGATCTTGTTAATGAATGGTATTGGGACATTGTTATATATATTTATTACAAAAGGAAAAATTCCTGCTTACCTAGGATCAAGTTTTGCATTTATATCTCCAGTAACTATGGTACTTACAGAAGGTGGAGGGTATGGCGCAGCTTTAGGTGGGTTCTTTGTAGTAGGTTTAGTGCTAGTCATTGTTGGTTTGATTGTTCGTTATGCTGGAACCAGCTGGATTGATGTTATATTTCCTCCAGCAGCTATGGGGGCAATCGTAGCTGTTATTGGATTAGAGTTAGTACCGACAGCTGCTGACATGGCTGGTTTACTACCACAAGCAGATGTACCAAGAGATACTACCGCAATTTTGGTATCTTTAATAACTTTGGGTGCAACGATCATTTATTGGGTAACAATGCGCGGGTTTTTGAAAATAATTCCTATCTTACTGGGAATTATAACTGGTTATGTTGTCGCTACGATGTTTGGTATTGTAGATTTCAGTGCGGTTAGAGAAGCGTCCTGGATACAAATGCCAACGTACTATCAAATTGAGTTTAATTGGTCGGATATATTAATCATCTTACCTGCAGCTCTTGTATTAGTTCCTGAACATATTGGCCATTTGGTAGTTACAGGTAATATCGTGAAAAAAGATTTGGTGAAAGAACCAGGTTTGGATCGTTCTCTATTCGGAAATGGGTTCTCAACTATGATTTCTAGTTTTCTTGGATCAACACCGAATACCACCTATGGTGAAAATATTGGGGTATTAGCAATAAGTAAAGTATATTCCACATGGGTAATTGGAGGAGCTGCGATCATTGCTGTAGTACTTTCTTTCTGTGGTAAGTTAGCTGCACTTATTTCTTCTATACCTACACCTGTAATGGGAGGGATCTCATTACTACTATTTGGAATAATTGCTGTTAGTGGATTGCGTATGTTAGTAGAACAGCAAATTGATTATAGTAAATCACAGAATTTAATTCTGACATGTGTAGTTCTAGCGATTGGAGTAAGTGGTGCTGCTATTAACGTAGGTTCTGTAGAATTAAAAGGGATGGGATTAGCAACAATTATAGCAATTGTTGTAAGTTTATTCTTTAAGTTACTCGACGTATTAAAATTATCGAATGAGTAA
- the trmB gene encoding tRNA (guanosine(46)-N7)-methyltransferase TrmB — MRQRNKPWADEYLQENNHIVISDPKSKKGNWSQLFNNNNPIHVEIGSGKGQFILGMAKQYPEINFIGIELAKSIIVSAVQKIEEENLANVFMLNENAIDVREMFADDEISMIYLNFSDPWPKNRHEKRRLTYGRFLEQYQDILGANGEVILKTDNRGLFEYSVVSFSQNGMNINEINVDLHAIQDETNVMTEYEEKFSTKGQPIYRCKAAFEK; from the coding sequence ATGAGGCAAAGAAACAAGCCGTGGGCAGACGAGTATTTACAAGAAAATAATCATATTGTCATTAGTGATCCAAAAAGCAAAAAAGGGAATTGGAGTCAGCTTTTTAATAATAATAATCCAATTCATGTAGAAATTGGATCTGGAAAAGGGCAATTTATTTTGGGAATGGCGAAGCAGTATCCAGAGATTAATTTTATTGGAATAGAATTAGCTAAAAGTATTATTGTTTCTGCTGTTCAGAAAATAGAAGAAGAAAATTTAGCGAATGTTTTTATGTTAAATGAAAATGCTATAGATGTACGTGAAATGTTTGCTGACGATGAAATCTCTATGATTTATTTGAATTTTTCAGATCCATGGCCAAAAAATAGACATGAAAAACGACGTTTGACTTACGGCCGATTTTTAGAACAATATCAGGATATTTTGGGTGCTAATGGAGAAGTTATATTAAAGACAGATAATCGAGGATTATTTGAGTACTCTGTAGTTAGCTTTTCACAAAATGGAATGAACATAAACGAAATTAATGTTGATTTACATGCTATTCAAGATGAGACTAATGTTATGACAGAATATGAAGAGAAATTTTCTACAAAAGGACAACCAATTTATCGCTGTAAAGCAGCATTTGAAAAGTAG
- a CDS encoding YtzH-like family protein, which yields MTLNVSNQLALLSDILDEQHGECCASISECQQIGRLVQSILDQEQITDEQLLTILPEIYNYGRQGEYAQSLPNHVSSNKNNIRHWINAIEQTNLE from the coding sequence ATGACATTAAATGTATCAAATCAATTAGCGTTATTATCAGACATACTCGACGAACAACATGGAGAATGCTGTGCTTCAATCAGCGAGTGTCAACAGATCGGAAGACTTGTTCAATCCATTCTTGATCAAGAGCAAATTACGGACGAACAACTATTAACTATTCTGCCTGAAATATATAATTATGGCAGACAAGGCGAATACGCACAAAGTCTGCCAAATCATGTTAGTTCAAATAAAAATAATATAAGACATTGGATAAATGCAATTGAACAGACTAACTTAGAATAA
- a CDS encoding phosphotransferase family protein encodes MIKWLEQALGTGWNITPAGGLTGDAFIAEKNGRRLFLKRNSSPFLAVLSAEGIVPKLIWTKRMENGDVITAQEWLEGRSLNVYEMQQQNVANLLYKIHHSTELLHMLLRMGKKPVTSDESLKSIKKKLHKQGMIDSYSEVIEAIHYLEKLLPETRDQQLAVCHCDINHNNLILTSEKNIFLVDWDNAMIADPATDIGMLLKWYLPKEDWVPWLKQYGIEPSQNLFTRMYWYLLHDSLHFLSWHNSRNEPEKVRQRLWDLQELNAQIRNLF; translated from the coding sequence ATGATTAAGTGGCTTGAGCAAGCTCTAGGCACAGGGTGGAATATTACACCAGCAGGAGGTCTCACTGGTGATGCTTTTATAGCGGAAAAAAACGGGAGACGTTTATTTTTAAAACGTAATTCTTCACCGTTTCTTGCTGTATTATCTGCAGAAGGAATTGTCCCAAAATTAATTTGGACAAAACGTATGGAAAATGGTGATGTTATTACTGCGCAAGAGTGGTTAGAAGGTCGTTCGCTAAATGTATACGAAATGCAACAACAAAATGTGGCTAATTTATTATATAAAATACATCACTCTACAGAGCTTTTGCATATGCTGCTTAGAATGGGCAAGAAACCAGTTACTTCCGATGAAAGTTTAAAATCAATAAAAAAGAAACTTCATAAACAAGGTATGATCGATAGTTATAGTGAAGTAATTGAAGCTATCCACTACCTAGAGAAATTGTTACCGGAAACTCGCGATCAGCAACTTGCAGTATGTCATTGTGATATTAATCATAATAACCTTATACTGACTAGTGAAAAAAATATCTTTTTAGTTGATTGGGATAACGCAATGATTGCTGATCCGGCAACAGATATAGGTATGCTTTTAAAATGGTACTTACCAAAAGAAGACTGGGTTCCATGGTTAAAACAATATGGCATAGAACCAAGCCAGAATTTATTTACTCGCATGTATTGGTATTTATTGCATGATTCCTTGCATTTTTTAAGTTGGCATAATTCCAGAAATGAACCAGAGAAGGTTCGTCAACGTCTATGGGATTTACAGGAATTAAATGCGCAAATAAGAAATTTATTCTAA
- a CDS encoding NERD domain-containing protein has protein sequence MAQLIKLQDYISRYEWDTYRYPTRYIRQKKGQWERLYEIWQQPEMKKSVVEEHEEASKEGIIQRWKKRIKRKDIYVESIESINNQTDEYESLPGTERELKQYFLDRLFDIQMKWATSTVSRVSIVDSKFYHDELLRFLLQRFPDTYFIMYMPVFEIKQAPVESDILLISPLEIEIIHFIEVDDEAVIMAGEERTWTVTRGEDNERVINPLISLKRSERWIQGILRLHNMEVPIKKTVISRTNRILYATAPYQTKVVDRLDFESWLNEKRNLSSPLKKTQLHVAECLLKHSISHSIRRPEWEAENDL, from the coding sequence ATGGCGCAATTAATTAAATTACAAGATTATATATCACGTTATGAGTGGGATACTTATCGTTATCCTACGCGATACATACGTCAAAAAAAAGGTCAATGGGAACGACTCTATGAAATATGGCAGCAACCTGAGATGAAAAAATCAGTTGTAGAAGAGCATGAAGAAGCATCTAAAGAAGGAATAATACAAAGATGGAAAAAACGTATCAAAAGAAAAGATATATATGTAGAGTCCATTGAATCGATAAACAATCAAACAGATGAATATGAATCCCTTCCCGGTACTGAAAGAGAGTTAAAGCAATATTTTTTGGATCGGTTATTTGATATTCAAATGAAATGGGCAACTTCTACAGTCTCTAGAGTTTCAATTGTAGATTCAAAGTTCTACCATGATGAACTTCTTCGTTTTTTATTACAGCGTTTCCCTGATACATATTTCATCATGTATATGCCTGTATTCGAAATAAAACAAGCTCCTGTTGAGTCAGATATTCTTCTAATTAGTCCTTTAGAAATTGAAATTATCCATTTTATTGAAGTAGATGATGAGGCTGTTATTATGGCTGGAGAAGAACGTACATGGACGGTGACCAGAGGTGAAGATAACGAAAGAGTCATTAATCCATTAATTTCTTTAAAACGATCAGAGAGATGGATTCAAGGCATACTTCGGCTACACAATATGGAGGTTCCTATAAAGAAAACGGTAATTTCTCGGACCAATCGTATCTTATACGCGACAGCACCATATCAAACAAAAGTAGTTGATCGGTTAGATTTTGAAAGTTGGTTAAATGAAAAAAGAAACCTTTCATCTCCTTTGAAAAAAACACAACTCCATGTAGCAGAGTGTTTATTAAAACATTCGATATCTCACTCTATTCGACGTCCTGAATGGGAAGCGGAGAACGATTTATAA
- the thpR gene encoding RNA 2',3'-cyclic phosphodiesterase gives MEILSHYFIGIDLPNHVKQNLIEVQQKLPSSFSYKQWTHKFDFHITLTFLGEIDDKQLTNVEQYLNNLEKKPFFLTLDQLGVFGNQKQPRVLWAGLEHSNELHELHHQISHMLTQLELSKDNRPYRPHITLAKKWNDSTILLDSNQLDRMQQIGQSVETSFEVETIHLFKIYPQQMPKYQKYRSFSLRG, from the coding sequence ATGGAAATATTGTCTCATTATTTTATCGGTATAGACTTGCCTAATCATGTAAAACAAAACTTAATAGAAGTTCAGCAAAAACTTCCATCCTCCTTTTCTTATAAACAATGGACACATAAATTTGACTTTCACATAACACTAACATTTCTAGGTGAAATAGACGATAAACAATTAACGAACGTAGAGCAATATCTAAATAATTTGGAAAAGAAGCCTTTTTTTCTAACCCTGGATCAGTTAGGTGTATTTGGTAATCAAAAGCAACCGAGAGTTCTATGGGCTGGTCTGGAACATTCTAATGAATTACATGAACTTCATCATCAGATTAGTCATATGTTAACACAGCTAGAATTATCTAAAGATAATCGGCCATATCGACCGCATATTACTTTAGCGAAGAAATGGAATGATTCAACTATTCTCTTGGATAGTAACCAATTGGATCGCATGCAACAGATTGGACAATCTGTTGAAACGAGTTTTGAAGTAGAAACCATTCATTTATTTAAAATTTATCCACAACAAATGCCAAAATACCAAAAATATAGGAGTTTTTCATTACGTGGTTAA
- a CDS encoding pseudouridine synthase yields the protein MRLDKLLSNMGVGSRKEVKQLLKSKRITVNEVIVKDSGMHVDPEYDQIFVDDQLISYQKHIYLMMHKPPGVVSATVDNRDRTVIDLLSADEKKFEPFPVGRLDKDTEGLLLITNDGELAHRLTSPKKHVEKVYIAHISGEFPENIVEQFQEGLTLEDGYQTKPAKLEILNKQSKEVKVTITEGKYHQIKRMFIAVGCKVTYLKRVQMANLQLDDSLPIGDFRPLTEDELQYCKSLN from the coding sequence ATGCGTCTAGATAAATTACTCTCTAACATGGGAGTTGGTTCTCGGAAAGAAGTGAAACAACTCCTAAAATCAAAGCGAATAACAGTTAATGAAGTTATAGTAAAAGACAGTGGAATGCATGTAGACCCGGAGTATGACCAAATATTTGTTGATGATCAATTAATATCTTATCAAAAACATATTTACCTTATGATGCATAAGCCGCCTGGTGTAGTATCTGCGACTGTCGATAATCGAGATCGTACTGTAATTGACTTATTATCAGCCGATGAGAAGAAGTTCGAACCGTTCCCTGTAGGTAGACTCGATAAAGATACAGAAGGACTTCTATTAATTACGAACGATGGTGAACTTGCTCATCGATTAACCTCACCAAAAAAACATGTCGAAAAGGTATATATTGCTCATATTAGTGGTGAATTCCCGGAAAATATTGTTGAACAATTTCAAGAGGGTTTAACTTTAGAGGATGGATATCAAACGAAACCAGCTAAATTAGAAATATTAAATAAACAATCAAAGGAAGTAAAAGTTACAATAACAGAAGGGAAATATCATCAAATTAAACGAATGTTTATCGCTGTCGGGTGTAAAGTGACTTATTTAAAAAGGGTTCAGATGGCAAACTTACAATTAGATGATAGCTTGCCAATAGGTGATTTTCGTCCTTTAACGGAAGATGAATTACAGTATTGTAAATCATTAAATTAG